A region of Anguilla rostrata isolate EN2019 chromosome 10, ASM1855537v3, whole genome shotgun sequence DNA encodes the following proteins:
- the LOC135233663 gene encoding vimentin-like has translation MRGASFSQTALAVSGSSKMRVQSPSPSRCRTATHTRGRSGFQGAAVEVGTEIHQLQTNEKEQMKELNVRFAGYIEKVQALEQRNAALQAELADLQARYAGGPGLEYELQFKELKDLIEKLTNEKGAADIERGYIEEDMEMWRLKLEEELALKEEAEMVLLAFRRDVGGATLQRAELERRVEQLLAEIQLVKQLHSEAVADLLKQIEDAKVRAELEAERPDVGAYLHSIRAEIEQVAARNVQEAEKWYKGKFETLKEQAGKHEIRMKSMQEQVTIFHNQITDLQNQIEGLRSRNELLELQLQDMEINHLDKVASMQQLLAQLDSQISETKLEMNKYLQDYNELLHIKLKLDAEIATYRMLLEGEEKRLGISEVTSVSKTGCEGIQHVIED, from the exons ATGAGAGGTGCATCCTTCTCCCAGACAGCTTTGGCAGTCAGCGGCTCCAGCAAGATGCGGGtccagagcccctccccctcccgctgcAGGACGGCGACTCACACCCGCGGCCGGTCCGGTTTCCAGGGCGCAGCAGTGGAGGTGGGGACGGAGATACACCAGCTCCAGACTAACGAGAAAGAGCAGATGAAGGAGCTGAATGTTCGTTTCGCTGGTTACATTGAGAAGGTCCAAGCTCTAGAACAACGTAACGCAGCCCTGCAGGCGGAACTGGCCGATCTACAGGCTCGCTACGCGGGGGGACCTGGTCTGGAGTACGAGCTCCAGTTCAAAGAGCTGAAAGACCTGATTGAGAAACTGACCAATGAGAAGGGAGCAGCTGATATCGAAAGGGGCTACATTGAGGAAGACATGGAAATGTGGAGGCTAAAACTAGAGGAGGAGCTGGCACTGAAAG AGGAGGCGGAGATGGTGCTGCTGGCGTTCCGGCGGGACGTGGGCGGAGCCACGCTGCAGAGGGCGGAGCTGGAGCGGCGTGTGGAGCAGCTGCTGGCGGAAATCCAGCTGGTGAAGCAGCTGCACAGCGAGGCGGTGGCCGACCTGCTCAAGCAGATCGAGGACGCCAAGGTGAGGGCGGAGCTGGAGGCCGAGAGGCCAGACGTGGGTGCGTACCTGCACAGCATCCGGGCCGAGATCGAGCAGGTAGCCGCCCGCAACGTGCAGGAGGCCGAGAAGTGGTACAAGGGCAAGTTTGAGACCCTGAAGGAACAGGCGGGTAAACATGAGATCCGAATGAAGTCCATGCAGGAGCAGGTCACCATCTTCCACAACCAGATCACTGACCTTCAGAACCAGATTGAGGGGCTCCGTTCACGCAATGAACTCCTGGAGCTGCAGCTTCAGGACATGGAGATAAATCATCTGGACAAGGTGGCCAGCATGCAACAACTCCTCGCCCAGTTGGACAGCCAGATCTCGGAGACCAAGCTCGAGATGAACAAATACCTGCAGGACTACAACGAACTGCTGCACATCAAACTGAAGCTGGATGCTGAGATCGCCACCTACAGGATGCTGCTGGAAGGGGAAGAGAAAAGACTGGGGATCTCTGAGGTCACATCAG TAAGCAAGACTGGCTGTGAAGGAATTCAACACGTCATTGAAGACTGA